AGGCATGGCCGATGATCCTGAGGAACCTAGCAAGGTACGCATAACTTAGACCCAAGGGCGAATGTCCCTAGCATGTGCAGTTTAAGGAAATATCACTTGCTTACTTGATCTTTACAGAGCTTCTTTATCTTTGGCCGCGATGTGTCGCAAATTCCGTGCTTTCGTAACAGTTTTCTCTATGGAATCAGCGGGGGAATTGGCATCGGCGTGCTGACCTTCCTGGGCACCTCACGCACCCACCTGTCTACGCATGTAGGCTTTGGGTCCTTCTTCTGCGGCACCGTAGTTTACTGGATGGCCTGCAGGTAGGTGGATTAGGACTTGACCCACCCCCGATCCGTGTTAATTGTCTTTATCTCACAGGTATCAATGGTCGGCGAGGAGGTTTGAGCAGACGCAGTTAAGGGAGGCTATGCGCCGTCAAGCACAATACGAGGGCACAGAGGTCGAACGGGATTTAGATCTTAAGTCTGCGTAGCATAAGATCCTGACAAATGAATGCTAATT
Above is a genomic segment from Drosophila kikkawai strain 14028-0561.14 chromosome 3R, DkikHiC1v2, whole genome shotgun sequence containing:
- the l(3)87Df gene encoding cytochrome c oxidase assembly protein COX20, mitochondrial: MADDPEEPSKSFFIFGRDVSQIPCFRNSFLYGISGGIGIGVLTFLGTSRTHLSTHVGFGSFFCGTVVYWMACRYQWSARRFEQTQLREAMRRQAQYEGTEVERDLDLKSA